GTGTCGGGTTCGACGGGTTCGCGCGTCGGATCGGGCACGGTGTCGGGCTGATCAGGCTGAGCCGGCTGGCTAGGCTCGGGCGGTGTTTCAGGCGTGACGGGTTCGGGACTGTGCGCGTGGATATCGAAGACGGCGTCGTGGTCCGGCATGATGGGCTCCCTGTTTTCGTTCGATGTGGTCGTCGCTTGCGCTTTCGACTGCATGAACTGAATTCAGCAAGGCCTGTGCCGTTCTGACGCCGTCCGCAGGACGGACGGCGTCGTTGCCACGGGTTTAATAGCGCGCTCAGGCGTCCGCTTTGCCGAGCGCCTGCGGCTCGTCGCTGACGTCGTCGCCGTCTCGGCCCGTGTCGTTGCCGTACTCGACGAGCCGGTTGTACAGCGTCTTCAGACTGATGCCGAGAATCTCCGCGGCGCGCGTCTTGACGCCGCCGCATTGCTCGAGCGTCGCGAGAATCAGCTGACGATCGGCCTCGGCGAGCGACGTGCCGAACGGAATCGTGATCGCCGTACCCGCCGTCGGCTTCGACAGCGAGATCTGCAGCGGCACCGTGGCCGTGCTGTCCGAATCCGTACCCGACATGATGTGCGCGCGCTGCACGTAGTTCTTCAGCTCGCGAACGTTGCCGGGCCACGGGTACGACAGCAGCATCTCGCGGACGGCGGGCGGGAAGTGCTTCTTCGTGGCGTGCTGCTCGTTCAGTTCGTCGAGGAACGACTGCGCGAGCAGTTCGACGTCCTTGCCCCGTTCGCGCAGCGGCGGCAGGCTGATCGGAAACACGTTGAGCCGGTGATACAGGTCGAGGCGCAGCTTGCCTTCGAGCACAGCCTGTTCGGGATCGCGGTTGGTCGCGGCGATCAGGCGGACGTCGGTTTCGATTTCCTTCGTCGTGCCGACGCGCATGAACATGCCCGTCTCCAGCACGCGCAGCAGTTTCACCTGCAACTCGATCGGCATTTCGGTGATTTCGTCGAGGAACAGCGTGCCGCCGTTCGCGCGTTCGAAATAGCCCTTGTGCTGACGGTCCGCGCCCGTGAACGCGCCGCGCTCGTGGCCGAACATCTCGGATTCGATCAGGTTCGGCGAGATCGCGCCGCAATTGACGGCGAGGAACGCGTGCTTGCGACGCAGGCTCAGCTGATGCAGCGTCTGCGCGGCGACTTCCTTGCCCGTGCCCGATTCGCCGACCAGCATCACCGACGCGGCCGTCGGCGCGACGCGGCTGATCTGGTCGTACACCTGCTGCATCACGCCCGAGTTGCCGAGCATCAGCCCGAAGCGGCCCATGCGCCGCAGTTCGCCGCGCAGCGTGCCGATTTCGGCCTTCAGGTCGCCCGCACGCGGCAGACGCGCGAGGATCGACTTCACGCGCTGCATGTTGATGGGCTTCACGAGGTAGTCGGCGGCGCCCATCTTGAGCGCGCTCACGGCCGATTCGACCGTCGCGTGACCGGTGATCACGACAAACTCGACGCCCGAGCGCGGATCGAGATCTTCGAACAGGTCGACACCCGTGCCGTCTGGCAGCTTCAGATCGGTAAACACGACGTCCGGCATCTGCCGCACGAGCTGGATGCGGGCTTCGCGCAGATCGCCTGCCGTCGCCGTCGTCAGCCCGTCTTCCGCGATGATCGCCGCAAGCGCTTCGCGGGTACTCGGATCGTCATCGACAATCAATACATGTGGCATCGCGTATGGAAAGCTCGTAAGTGCTGATAATGAATACGCGCAGCATGCGTTCCGCCGGAAAGCCGCCAACGACGAAAGCGCCCACGCGCCGCGAATTCAAGCATACGCCTGCCTCGCGCCGCCGAACGCCTCGATCGGAAACACTTTCCGAATAAACGCATCCACGCAACAATTGCCGTAAATTTTGCTAGTACGGGCGCGTATTGTTGTGGTTTTTGCTCATTATACGGCCTCGTCTCGAAAAAACATCAAGTCCGCATACGGCACGGCGCGGGAACGTCCTGCCGCCGCGCGACGCCCGCTGCTTCAGCTGCGGGGAAACGGCCAGGCGTCGCTATGATCGGCGCCGTTGCCGTTGCGGAGGTGCGTCGCGGGTGCCATCTGTGCGCCTGGCGCGGGTTGCGCGGGATCCGTCACGGAGCCGCCCTCGCCTTCCCAGCGCGTCAGATCGCGGGCGAGCGGTTGTTGTGCGGCGCGCTGGTTCTGCACCCAGCGCCATGCCAGCAAGCTGCCCACAGCGAACAGAGCGCCGAATATGCCGATTCTGGGTCGTGCCATCTTGAACTCCTTGTCGTGAATGGGGATGAACGGTCGAAATGTTGTCGCGGCGCCATATCGGCACCACATCGGTGTCGTTCAGCGCGCGGCGAGCAAGCCAAGCGCGAAACCGATGCCAGCCGCGATACCCAGCGATTGCCACGGATTCTGGCGCACGTAGCGCTCAGTCTGGACGGTCGCGCTGCGGTAACGGCGCTGTGCCGACGTCTGTGCGTCGGCGAGCGCGTGCTGCACCGAATCGACATGCGTGCGCAGCCGCTCGCGCAGCGCCTCGAGACCTTCGCCCGGCACGGCCGCCGCAAGCCGCAGCATTTCTTCCGAATCGGTCAACAGCACGCTCAGATCCTGGACGATCTTTTGTCGGCCAAGGGCGAGCTGTTCAGTGGTTTCCGTCATCGCAATCTCCTTTTCTGGCGCGGGGACGGGATTTGTCCTGTTCCGACGGCGGACGGTTCCGGCGTCGTGCGGCATCCCTCGTACCTCAAACGTGCCTTGCAACGGTCGTTCCCGGCATCCTTATGCGATCGATGCGCGCCGGCCGAGTTCCGCGCCATACCGCGCTCATTGCGAAGCGTCCAGGCACGCAACGTGCGGGCAAACTTGCCGACACCCTTATGACTCGTGCAAGTTTTGCCGGCATCGCGTGCCGATCGTACGCGAACATTTGCGAACTACCAGCGAACGCCAAACCTGCATGCGTCTTGCCGGAAATGGCGCGCCAGTGGTTAAATTGCCTTTTGTGAGATAGTGGACCACTCTACAAGGCAATCCACGCACTCGATACTGGCCTGCGCCATTCACGACACCCACCCGAAATTGCACAGGACACCCTTCGCTATGTCGTCAACCGATCTGGACTCGCCCGCCACCGAAGCCGATGGCGGCGGTGCGTCGCAGACGAGGCAACGCGCGGTCGACAACGTCCCGGGACTGAAGTCTTACGGCACGCTGTTCGGCTCGTCGCCCGTCATGCTGGATCTTTATGAACAGATCGACCGCGTGGCCGCGACGGACGCGACCGCGCTCATCATCGGCGAATCGGGCACGGGCAAGGAACTGATCGCCCGCACGATTCACGAACACAGCGCGCGCAAGGACGGCGCGTTCGTCGCCGTCAATTGCGGCGCGATTCCCGACGAACTGATCGAGGCCGAACTGTTCGGCCATGAAAAAGGCAGCTTCACGGGCGCGGTCCAGGGCCGCGTCGGCTATTTCGAGCACGCGAACGGCGGCACGCTGTTTCTCGACGAAGTCACCGAAATGGCGCCCGTGCGTCAGGTCAAACTCCTGCGCGCGCTGGAGACGGGCACGTTCTATCGCGTCGGCGGCACCGAGCTGATTCGCGGCGACGTGCGCGTGATCGCCGCGACCAATCGCGACCCGGCCGTCGCCGTGAAGGAAAACGGCCTGCGCGAAGACCTGATGTACCGGCTCGCCGTGTTCCCGCTGCGCGCGCCGCCGCTGCGCGAACGCGAAGGCGACCGCGAACTGCTCGCGCTGCATTTTCTCGACGAACTCAATCGTCAGGAAGGCACGAACAAGGTCTTCAGCAAGCGCTCGATGGAAACGCTGCGGACGTGGTCGTGGCCCGGCAACGTGCGCGAACTGAAGAACGCGGTGTATCGCGCGTTCATTCTCGCGGAGAAGGCGGTCGAGCTGCCGCATCCGCATCTGATGTCGCGCGTGAAGAAGCCCGTCACGGTCGGCGATTCGATGAGCGTGTGGATCGGCACGCCGCTCGCCGATGCGCAGAAGCAGATCATCCTCGGCACGTTGAAGTATTGCGGCGGCGACAAGCGGCGTGCGGCCAAAGCGCTCGGCGTGAGCCTCAAGACGCTGTACAACCGGCTCAGCGCGTACGGCGACGAAGAGTCGAATCCCGACGACAACTGACGTGCATCGGCACGCGCGGCATTGTCGTGCGCGCCGGTTTTGCGCTGACTTTCTCGCGCCGTTTTTTCTCGATTCCCTGCGCGGCTTCCCGTGAAGCCGCTTCCCCTCTCCCGTCGAAACGCACCCCCGCGCACGCCCCTCGCACGCTTCGTTCAGGCATGCGAACTGCTCATTGCCCAACCAGAAAGACCACGGCCTCGCAGCATGTTTTGCAATTGCTTGCATTTTCCTATGCCAATTACAAAACGCATCCTGCACAATGCCGCAGCGAAAAGATCAGACGTAGCTGCCTTCGCGCAGGCGCGCTCCAGGCGCCGAAGGCACGAGCAGGAGCAATGACGAACAAATGCAAAAAGCCACGCACCGCGACAAGCACTTCGCGCAGCCCACACTCTTGCGGCGCGCAAAATTTCCGAGCGTCCTGCCGATTGCAGCACTGGCTGTCGCCCTCTCCGCGGCATTGAGCGGTTGCGGCTCGCTCTACTCGGAAGGCGCGACGGCAGGCGCAGGTATCGCGGGCGCGGCCATCGCCGCGAAGGTGACCAACAATGCCGCCGTCGCGACGGGTATCGGCCTTGGCGCAGTCGCAGCGGCACGCGCGGGCGTGCAGTACTCGGAACGCGTGATCCATCGCAACACTCAGGACAGCATCGCCGTGGCGGCGGGGCCGCTTGCGGTGGGCGCAATCGCGCCGTGGAGCATCACGCATTCGGTACCGCTCGAAGAAGACGAGCATGGCCGCGTGACCGTCAGCCGCACGATCAGCGCGGGCGAACTCGACTGCAAGGAGATCGTGTTCTCCGTCGACAAGTCCGCGACCAAGAACGTGCAGGCGTCGAGCGCGTTCTATGTGGCGTCGATCTGCCGTGACGGCAGCGCGTGGAAGTGGGCGTCGGCCGAACCCGCGACCGAGCGCTGGGGCTCGCTGCAATGAACGCGCGCGACGCACTCGCAATCGGACGCGTGAGCGGCGCAACAGCCGCGCGGCTCGCGCTGGTCGGCGCGCTGTGCATTGGCGCAGGGGCGATCGTCAGCGGCTGCAGTTCGGCTTCCGTCGGCGCGGCGGCAGGTGCTGGCGCGGGCGCGGCGACGGGCATCGTCACGGCCAATCCCGCTGTCGGCATTGGCGTCGGCATCGCCGTCCAGGCGGCCACCGACGAAGCCGTCGCGCACTATCTGCGCGTGATGCACACGGATCAACAGGACGTGATCGCCGCGCTTGCGGGCGCGATGCCCGTCGGCGAAACGCGCGACTGGAGCGTCAAGCACACGCTGCCCATCGAAAACGGTCACGGCCAGGTGCGCGTGACGCGTGCCTTCGCGTCGTCGCTGGCGATCTGCAAGGAGTTCGTGTTCTCGGTCGTCGACGGCGACAAGCCCGACTCGAAGGTCTACTGGTACACGGCGAGCGCCTGCCAGGGCGACAACAAGGGCTACTGGAAGTGGGCATCGGCGGAACCGGCGGTCGACCGCTGGGGCAATCTGCAGTAACGCCTTCGAATCACACCATTCGAATCGCCAGAAAAAAGGGGAGCCGCGGCTCTAATGCCGTTCAGTTAAGGTCTCTTTTGAGGAACCGAACGGTATAGCGAAACGGTCTGGATTTGACGGCCCGAGCGCAACTGCGCCCGGGCCGTTTGTCGTTGGGAAGTTGCTTGAGCCGCTCGCGCAGGC
This genomic interval from Paraburkholderia sabiae contains the following:
- a CDS encoding sigma-54-dependent transcriptional regulator; translated protein: MPHVLIVDDDPSTREALAAIIAEDGLTTATAGDLREARIQLVRQMPDVVFTDLKLPDGTGVDLFEDLDPRSGVEFVVITGHATVESAVSALKMGAADYLVKPINMQRVKSILARLPRAGDLKAEIGTLRGELRRMGRFGLMLGNSGVMQQVYDQISRVAPTAASVMLVGESGTGKEVAAQTLHQLSLRRKHAFLAVNCGAISPNLIESEMFGHERGAFTGADRQHKGYFERANGGTLFLDEITEMPIELQVKLLRVLETGMFMRVGTTKEIETDVRLIAATNRDPEQAVLEGKLRLDLYHRLNVFPISLPPLRERGKDVELLAQSFLDELNEQHATKKHFPPAVREMLLSYPWPGNVRELKNYVQRAHIMSGTDSDSTATVPLQISLSKPTAGTAITIPFGTSLAEADRQLILATLEQCGGVKTRAAEILGISLKTLYNRLVEYGNDTGRDGDDVSDEPQALGKADA
- a CDS encoding DUF883 family protein, whose protein sequence is MTETTEQLALGRQKIVQDLSVLLTDSEEMLRLAAAVPGEGLEALRERLRTHVDSVQHALADAQTSAQRRYRSATVQTERYVRQNPWQSLGIAAGIGFALGLLAAR
- a CDS encoding sigma-54 interaction domain-containing protein, which encodes MSSTDLDSPATEADGGGASQTRQRAVDNVPGLKSYGTLFGSSPVMLDLYEQIDRVAATDATALIIGESGTGKELIARTIHEHSARKDGAFVAVNCGAIPDELIEAELFGHEKGSFTGAVQGRVGYFEHANGGTLFLDEVTEMAPVRQVKLLRALETGTFYRVGGTELIRGDVRVIAATNRDPAVAVKENGLREDLMYRLAVFPLRAPPLREREGDRELLALHFLDELNRQEGTNKVFSKRSMETLRTWSWPGNVRELKNAVYRAFILAEKAVELPHPHLMSRVKKPVTVGDSMSVWIGTPLADAQKQIILGTLKYCGGDKRRAAKALGVSLKTLYNRLSAYGDEESNPDDN